DNA from Lentilitoribacter sp. Alg239-R112:
GTAGCTCCATAATCACAGCAAGCGCATAAATTTCCCACAACATGACAGACGGCCAGTCGCCCTCAAAATCAAGCTGATATTGATTGCCAACGCGCTCAAGCTGGTATTCAGGCATTCTCAAACCTTCGAACCATTCCATAAAATCCGGGCGGAACATAGAGCGCTTGCCATAAAACATATTACCGCGAAGCCAGGTGCTTTCACCCGGGGACAAAGATAACGTGCGAATATGGTCTAGTTGCTCACGCAATTCACCTTCGTCAATCAGATCCGCAAGCGGCACATGTGTCGAGCGATTGATGAGATTAAATGTTACGCGTGTATCTGGCTTATGGGTAAAAATGGTTTGCGCCATCAACAACTTATAAAAATCAGTATCAATCAGCGATCTAATGATCGGATTAATCTTCCAATTGTGATTATAAACCCGTGTCGCAATATCCATAAAAGGTAAGCCTCGTTGACCTAAAGAAGTTCCCTCTTACAAAGAAAGGGGGCTGCTTGCAATTCTTAATCGATTAACTAGAACCAATTATGACCTTAATCATGCCTCGCACAAACCTAAATCCAGCGGCGGGTTCGCATCTTAAAATCTAGATATTCTTGACCAAAAAGCCTCTTCAACGCAGCCTCTTCCGGTGCGATCTGGAACTTATTGATAATTAAAACAAATGCAACAAGTGCTGGTAAAAACAAAAATGAACCAACATATATCCCCGCAGATACAATTAGGATCGCCATACCAAGATACATCGGATTACGTGAATAATTATAGATTCCATCGCTAACAAGATGCTTGGCCTCATCAAGTTTATGCGGCTGAATGGTTGTACCAAACTGACGAAATCGCTGTACCGATACAATGGAAATTACCACACCAACGATACCAAGAAAAATTCCGATCAACTTCTGTTCAACTAAACCAAAGGACAAGAGCGGGAAAAATGATTGACCATAAAAAATACTCATTATTGCAAGAACCATATAAACGGGCGGTGGAATGTGCATATACAGATCCTAATTAAACTGGCAGATATGGACAAATATATCAGTTTTGCAGGAAGCCGCTCCATTTAATTTAATAATACTCTTGTTATTGCAGTCACCGACATCTAATCGCTAGGTTATGAAACAATATAATGTCGTGATAATTGGTGCGGGTGCTGCAGGTATGATGTGCGCTATTGAGGCGGGCAAGCGTGGGCGCAAGGTGCTTGTTTTGGACCATGCAAAATCTGCTGGTGAAAAAATTCGTATTTCTGGTGGTGGACGGTGTAATTTTACCAATATCAACACTAAATTTGACCGATTTTTGTCACAAAATCCGCGTTTTGCGATTTCAGCACTTAAACGCTATTCTCAGCATGATTTCATTAAGTTGGTGGAGAGTTATAAAATGGCCTATCACGAAAAAGTTCTTGGCCAGCTTTTCTGTGATGGGTCAGCAAAAGTTATTATCGACATGCTGTTGACGGAAATGAGCGAGGCGGGTGTAGAGTTGCGCTTATCCACGGAAGTCAAGAGTATCAATAAGGCTGATACATATAGTATTCAACTTGAACATGACGCAGTGGAAGCGCAATCTCTTGTAGTGGCGTGCGGTGGCAAATCTATCCCTAAAATGGGAGCAACAGGCTTTGGCTATCAGATCGCAGAGCAATTCGATCTGCCGGTAACTGAAACCCGCCCTGCCCTTGTGCCACTGACTTTTGCTGACGAATTACTAGGCCGAATTAAGCCGCTATCGGGCGTGAGCACCAAAAGTTCAGTCACGTGCAACAAGGTTAGTTTTGATGAAGCACTTCTATTTACCCATCGCGGATTATCTGGCCCGTCAATCCTGCAAATCTCGTCCTATTGGCGCGAGGGTGAAGAAATTATTGTTGACCTTGCCCAGGGGATAAATATTGCCGAGCAGCTTAAAGCCATGCGCCAAAGTTCCGGCAAGCTATCTATTGGCAATGCGCTTGCAAAGTTAATCACATCCAAACTTGCGCAAATGATCGTTGAGCATTCAGGCCTGACCGGAAATCTTGCAGATCAAAACAACGCCAAACTCGATCAACTTGGACAATCTGTCAATGCCTGGCGGATAAAGCCAGCGGGTTCAGAAGGTTATCGAACAGCAGAGGTCACGCTTGGCGGTGTGGATACAGGTGCATTGAACGCAAAGACAATGGAAGCCAAAAACACCGATGGACTTTACTTCATCGGCGAAGTTGTAGATATGACAGGCTGGCTCGGCGGCTATAATTTCCAATGGGCCTGGAGTTCAGGCTGGGTTTGTGGGCAGGCTTGTTAAGGATCAACTATGAGCACTGCCGGTAAGAAGGCATTTTTTGCTTTGGAGGTTTTAAGCTATGTAGCGCTTGCTATTGGCTTATTTGCAATCATCAGCCTTTCATTCTTTAACTTCTTGGGCAACTGCACTCAAATATACCTTAAATTTCATTGCGATGGCGCATTCTATGATCAGATGACAAATCTATCCTCTGGAATCATTCTTGCATATATATTGGCTGTATTACCAATTTTGCTTGGATTACTTGGTGTTTTATTGGGATTGCGACGCATTCATCATGTCAAAACCGTAAAATTACGAGCTGAAGGGCGCACGGACGAGGTTGAGAAACTACGTTATTTTCTTCTCAGATCATCTAAATATCTGGTGATTTTAGCCATTCTTTTGGCTGCAATGGTAATGACATTATTAAGCTAAAACAATAAAAATCCTGCACGATGATAGCGCGCAGGATTGGTGTATAAAACAGTTACAGGTTTAGTTGCTAAGCTTGCCGCCAATTGCGTTTGGCAGACACTTAACCTGAACAGGATACCACATCCATGTGGAGTTATGTTTACTATCGCTCAAGCCTTTTAACCCATTTTTGTTAGACGCATGCAACTGAAAATATGCCGTTGCCTGTGTTGTTGTTCCTTTAGTCAGAATATTACGGCTGCTTTTCAATTTGTTATTACATGCCTGAATTGGATCAGCTCCACTCCACCTGACTTTACTCATAGTAATAACAGGCGAAAGCGATTTCGAAAAAGTTCGCTTGTTCGGATAATACTTCATGCTCCATGTGCCCGGGTCAGCCTCTAAATACGGAGCATCACTTGTAGTTACCTGCGCTACCTTTACCTTTTTCGCAAGCTTGGCCTTGGCATATATTTTTAAAAGAAATTTATGTGATGGTGATTTAATTTTTTTAAAACTGCCACCAACGACACTCACTTCGATTGGCACCGCGTCAATACCATTTTTACTGATCGATAGATTTTGCATCGGACCCGCTGCAGCAATACCCGTTGATACGGCCAATATTGCTGATGAAACGGCTAGTGCTGAAATAGTTTTAACAAACGTCATAATAAGCTCCTGATCAATTAATTTGTCCGGAGTAGTCGCCCCCGGAAAGATTTTAAATTTCGAATTTGTTTCGATGAGGAATGTTTTAACGAAGTGGTTTTGAAACCTTGCTGAATAGGCCGTTCATCAAGCATTCATCTTGGAAAACAGAATATTTTACATTTCACCTACGATACCTGAATTTTAGTATTTGAAATTGTGGCGTCATACCCCCATCTATCCAAGCAAGTTACATTATGTGGCAGGTGATATTTATGTGGGGAGAGAGCATGATCAACCTTTCAGGAAAAACCGTATTCATAACAGGTGCAAGTCGAGGCATTGGAGAAGCCGCTGCGCGAAAAGCGGCTAGCTATGGTGCAAATGTGGTTCTTGCAGCTAGAAGCAACAAAGACATTGAGCGAATTGCCGCTGAAATCGGCAATAAGGCTCTAGCGCTCACATGCGATGTATCGGACTATGACAGCATAAAAGAAGCAATTGATAGTGCTGTTCAGCATTTTGGCGGGCTGGATGTTGTGGTCAACAATGCTGGCGTGATTGACCCCATTGACCGAATTGAAGACACCTGCCCAGATGCTTGGGGCAGCGTAATCGATATCAATATTAAAGGTGTATATCATTGCATGCATGCAGCCTATCCTGCGTTATTAGAAGCCGCCGATGGTGGGCGCTCTGTCATTATCAACATGTCTTCTGGCGCCGCGCATGGCGCATTAGAGGGTTGGGCCCATTATAGCGCATCAAAGGCAGCAGTTGCATCGCTTACCCGCAGTGCAAACCGTGAATGGAACGAAAAAGGTATCAGTGTCATCGGCCTTTCACCCGGTACTGTGGCAACTGATATGATGATGTCGATTAAAAAATCAGGCATTAATGCCGTTTCGCAGATTGACTGGGAAACTCATATCTCGCCCGATTGGGTCGGAGAAGCCATTTGCTGGCTGACCACAGACGAGGCACGTGAGTTTGACGGCACTGACTTTACAATCAAAACAGATGAAGGCCGCAAGCTTGTTGGGTTGATTTAAACCCCAAACGGCTTTGCAAAACTTCACCTGCACTTTATACCTCTACCAACAATATGATTCAGGGAGATAAAATCATGCGAGCAATCTGTGTGAATGAATTTGGTGATGCAGATGTTCTGCAAATCGAGAATAAAAATGATCCCATTCCTGCTGCCAACGAAGTTGTGATCGACATGATGGCAGCTGGCGTTAATCCTGCCGATACTTACACACGCACAGGCACATATATTGTTAAACCTGAATTGCCCTATACACCTGGCGGAGATGCCGCCGGGGTCATCTCCAGCGTTGGTGCAACTGTCCGTTCATTAAAGGTGGGTGATCGTGTAGCAACAGGCATCGCATTTAGCTCTGATCGATTGGGTTGCTATGCAGAAAAAATCCTGCGCAACGAGAATGATGTTATCAAAATTCCTGACAGAGTGAGCTTTGCTCAGGCCACGGCATTGGGTGTGTCCTACCCAACCGCTCACCATGCACTTTTTAACCGAGGTCGACTAACCGCAGATGAAACAGTTTTCATTCACGGGGCCAGCGGTTCTGTTGGCACATCAGCCATTCAACTTGCTAAACGCGCTGGGGCAAAAATCATTGGTTCCGCAGGTACACAGGCTGGATTGACGCTTCTTAAGTCACAAGGGGTAGATCTTGCGGTCAACCATTCCAGCGGAGGATATGCCGATGAAATCATGGCATTCACAAATGGCGATGGTGTTGATCTAACACTTGAAATGCTGGCCAATGTAAATCTGGCAACAGATTTGGATCTTGCTGCCATGTTTGGACGTATCGTGATTATTGGCAATCGCGGTGAAATTACCATCAATCCGCGCATGACTATGGCAAAAGAACTGGACGTCATGGGCATGGCCCTTTGGAATCTTAATGCGGAACAAATCAAGCCAATTATGGATGATCTGATAATTGGCCTAGCTGATGGTAGCCTTACGCCAATCACAGGCAAGGAAATACCGCTCGCAGATGCGGCATTAGCGCATGAATATGTGCTTGCCCCGGGGGCTCATGGCAAGGTAATCTTAGTCCCGTAACTAAGCGGGATGTATAATGACAAAACCTAATATCGAGAAGAAGTCGCTGGACAAAAGCCAGCCGATATTTCTGTTCGATAGCGTCTGCGTTCTATGTGATAGCGCTGTTCATTATGTCCTCAAACATGAATTGAACTCAGACATAATATTCATCTCGATTCAATCTGAAGAAGGCCGCAAACTGGCACTTTCTAAAGATATTGATCCTGATAATCCCGAGACATTTATCTTCTTTGAAAATGACCTTCCACACTTTAAGTCCAGCGGTGTGATAGCGCTTTCGCAGCACATGCGAGGCGTTGTCCGTCTCATGCGCTTTGGCACGTATATACCTAAACCAATTCGGGATTGGTTATATGAGAAAGTTGCGCGAAACCGCTATAAAATCTTTGGCAAAACCGATGCATGCATCATTCCTGACGCCGATAATCAGCACCGGTTTGTTCTTTGATGGATAGTAAACCTAAAATCTTGATTATTGGCGGAACTGGCATATTTGGCACACGGCTTGTGCAACATCTTGCCGTGAGTTTAAAGGCGGACGTCTGCCTCTTCATCACATCACGATCTGAAGCGAAAGCACAAAAAGTTGCAGATAGCATACAAGCAAGTATTGACATCAAAGGCGTCGGTTTTGATCGCAAAACAAACCTGAAAGCAATGTTTGCAGATATTCAACCTGATATTACTGTTGATTGCTCTGGCCCCTTCCAAGACGCTGATTATGAAACAGCTCTTGCGGCATTGGCATCTGGTTCTCACTTTATCGACCTCGCTGACGCCAAGACCTATATCGAGCATTTTACCTCCAATCTCAATGAGATCGCGCGTGAAAATAATTTGACGGCGATCACAGGCGCCAGCACGACACCTGCCCTTTCCGCCAATGTGGTTC
Protein-coding regions in this window:
- a CDS encoding isoprenylcysteine carboxylmethyltransferase family protein, with the translated sequence MSIFYGQSFFPLLSFGLVEQKLIGIFLGIVGVVISIVSVQRFRQFGTTIQPHKLDEAKHLVSDGIYNYSRNPMYLGMAILIVSAGIYVGSFLFLPALVAFVLIINKFQIAPEEAALKRLFGQEYLDFKMRTRRWI
- a CDS encoding NADPH:quinone reductase; its protein translation is MRAICVNEFGDADVLQIENKNDPIPAANEVVIDMMAAGVNPADTYTRTGTYIVKPELPYTPGGDAAGVISSVGATVRSLKVGDRVATGIAFSSDRLGCYAEKILRNENDVIKIPDRVSFAQATALGVSYPTAHHALFNRGRLTADETVFIHGASGSVGTSAIQLAKRAGAKIIGSAGTQAGLTLLKSQGVDLAVNHSSGGYADEIMAFTNGDGVDLTLEMLANVNLATDLDLAAMFGRIVIIGNRGEITINPRMTMAKELDVMGMALWNLNAEQIKPIMDDLIIGLADGSLTPITGKEIPLADAALAHEYVLAPGAHGKVILVP
- a CDS encoding DCC1-like thiol-disulfide oxidoreductase family protein, which codes for MTKPNIEKKSLDKSQPIFLFDSVCVLCDSAVHYVLKHELNSDIIFISIQSEEGRKLALSKDIDPDNPETFIFFENDLPHFKSSGVIALSQHMRGVVRLMRFGTYIPKPIRDWLYEKVARNRYKIFGKTDACIIPDADNQHRFVL
- a CDS encoding NAD(P)/FAD-dependent oxidoreductase, translated to MKQYNVVIIGAGAAGMMCAIEAGKRGRKVLVLDHAKSAGEKIRISGGGRCNFTNINTKFDRFLSQNPRFAISALKRYSQHDFIKLVESYKMAYHEKVLGQLFCDGSAKVIIDMLLTEMSEAGVELRLSTEVKSINKADTYSIQLEHDAVEAQSLVVACGGKSIPKMGATGFGYQIAEQFDLPVTETRPALVPLTFADELLGRIKPLSGVSTKSSVTCNKVSFDEALLFTHRGLSGPSILQISSYWREGEEIIVDLAQGINIAEQLKAMRQSSGKLSIGNALAKLITSKLAQMIVEHSGLTGNLADQNNAKLDQLGQSVNAWRIKPAGSEGYRTAEVTLGGVDTGALNAKTMEAKNTDGLYFIGEVVDMTGWLGGYNFQWAWSSGWVCGQAC
- a CDS encoding SDR family oxidoreductase is translated as MINLSGKTVFITGASRGIGEAAARKAASYGANVVLAARSNKDIERIAAEIGNKALALTCDVSDYDSIKEAIDSAVQHFGGLDVVVNNAGVIDPIDRIEDTCPDAWGSVIDINIKGVYHCMHAAYPALLEAADGGRSVIINMSSGAAHGALEGWAHYSASKAAVASLTRSANREWNEKGISVIGLSPGTVATDMMMSIKKSGINAVSQIDWETHISPDWVGEAICWLTTDEAREFDGTDFTIKTDEGRKLVGLI